One Cuculus canorus isolate bCucCan1 chromosome 1, bCucCan1.pri, whole genome shotgun sequence DNA segment encodes these proteins:
- the LOC104055837 gene encoding lymphotactin — MKKPSAMKLHAAAILIVFWLGIFTIDTVKGSIGSQPMRKFSCVNLSTQQLNIRKLVSYEKREVPVEAIMFITTKGIKICVSPKEKWVQTAMKKIDEKRTRGK; from the exons aTGAAGAAGCCATCAGCAATGAAACTCCATGCTGCAGCTATCCTCATCGTTTTCTGGCTTGGCATCTTCACTATTGACACGGTGAAAG GAAGCATTGGAAGTCAGCCCATGCGCAAATTCAGTTGTGTAAATCTGTCTACGCAGCAACTGAACATCCGAAAACTTGTCAGCTACGAAAAGCGAGAAGTTCCAGTAGAAGCTATAAT GTTTATCACCACCAAAGGGATCAAGATCTGCGTAAGCCCCAAAGAGAAGTGGGTGCAgactgctatgaagaaaatagatgaaaaaCGTACCAGAGGCAAATAA